From a region of the Candidatus Methylomirabilota bacterium genome:
- a CDS encoding non-heme iron oxygenase ferredoxin subunit — MGKFVKVATAGELTPGQAKKVEVDGKVIALFNLEGSYHAIDDTCPHRGGPLSTGPVEGQVVTCPWHGSKFDVRSGDVLTAPARTGVSSYRVRVSGSDVEVEV; from the coding sequence ATGGGAAAATTTGTGAAGGTGGCGACGGCCGGTGAACTCACGCCCGGCCAGGCGAAAAAGGTGGAAGTCGACGGGAAGGTAATCGCCCTTTTCAATCTCGAGGGAAGCTATCACGCCATCGATGATACCTGCCCTCACCGAGGTGGTCCCCTTTCCACGGGCCCTGTGGAGGGGCAAGTGGTGACCTGTCCCTGGCATGGATCTAAGTTTGACGTAAGAAGTGGGGATGTGCTCACGGCGCCTGCTCGAACTGGCGTGTCGAGCTATCGTGTCCGAGTAAGCGGATCGGATGTAGAAGTGGAGGTATGA
- a CDS encoding sulfurtransferase — translation MAESYVRPEVLVETAWVADHLEDPGVRIVESDEDFLLYETGHIPGAVKIDWFTQLQEPVRRDFLDKSGFEALMSQAGIADNTTVVFYGDKSNWFACYAFWIFQLFGHDLAKVMNGGRKKWVDEGRPLTKEVPRLTPTTYRAKEPDLAIRAFRDHAMAHIGQGPLVDVRSPKEYTGELIHMEGYAQEGAQRGGHIPTAVNIPWGMAVREADWTFKPADELRALYASKGITPDKDIIVYCRIGERSSHTWFVLTYLLGYPQVRNYDGSWTEWGNMVNVPIEKGSE, via the coding sequence ATGGCGGAATCGTACGTAAGACCCGAGGTGCTGGTGGAGACGGCGTGGGTCGCCGACCATCTGGAAGACCCCGGTGTCCGTATTGTTGAGTCCGATGAGGATTTCCTGTTGTACGAAACGGGGCATATCCCTGGCGCGGTGAAGATAGATTGGTTTACTCAGCTCCAGGAGCCTGTGCGCCGCGACTTCCTCGACAAGTCGGGCTTCGAGGCGCTTATGTCGCAGGCGGGGATCGCGGACAACACTACGGTTGTATTCTACGGGGATAAGAGCAACTGGTTCGCCTGCTATGCCTTCTGGATCTTTCAGTTGTTCGGGCACGACCTGGCCAAGGTGATGAATGGCGGGCGGAAGAAGTGGGTCGACGAAGGCCGTCCCCTTACTAAGGAGGTTCCCCGATTGACGCCCACCACCTACCGGGCCAAGGAACCCGACCTGGCGATCCGAGCGTTCCGGGACCATGCCATGGCCCACATCGGTCAGGGGCCTCTGGTAGACGTTCGGTCGCCGAAGGAGTACACGGGCGAGCTAATCCATATGGAGGGCTACGCCCAAGAGGGGGCGCAGCGGGGCGGCCACATCCCTACGGCGGTTAATATTCCTTGGGGGATGGCGGTCCGGGAAGCTGACTGGACGTTTAAACCGGCGGATGAACTCCGGGCGTTGTACGCAAGCAAGGGGATCACCCCCGACAAGGATATCATCGTTTACTGCCGAATAGGTGAGCGCTCCTCTCATACCTGGTTCGTCCTCACCTATCTGCTCGGATACCCTCAGGTCCGGAATTACGATGGCTCTTGGACCGAGTGGGGCAACATGGTTAACGTCCCCATCGAGAAGGGGTCTGAATGA
- a CDS encoding iron-sulfur cluster assembly scaffold protein yields MTREERIEFLLDHSKRRRNRDVLTQPSFARSGGNPDCSDVITIYGQVDGDRLVRVTFDGEGCILSQAGASILCEMASGLTLTEAEQLSYDDLFNIIGKDLAMARIRCATLALDTLRQALRLYTVRRLLAPEEAMSP; encoded by the coding sequence ATGACCAGGGAAGAGCGGATCGAGTTCCTCCTCGACCACAGCAAGCGCCGGCGGAACCGCGATGTTCTGACTCAGCCGAGCTTTGCCCGGTCCGGGGGGAACCCGGACTGCTCCGACGTCATAACCATCTACGGTCAGGTTGATGGCGATCGGCTGGTGCGGGTGACATTCGATGGGGAGGGATGTATTCTCAGCCAGGCAGGTGCCTCGATCCTGTGCGAGATGGCCAGCGGTCTAACCCTGACCGAGGCGGAACAACTTAGCTATGACGATCTGTTCAACATAATAGGGAAAGACCTCGCAATGGCCCGGATCCGGTGCGCAACTCTGGCCCTTGACACCCTAAGGCAGGCTCTCCGGCTCTATACGGTGAGGCGACTGCTGGCGCCGGAGGAGGCCATGAGCCCCTAG